A region from the Campylobacter ureolyticus ACS-301-V-Sch3b genome encodes:
- the virB10 gene encoding type IV secretion system protein VirB10, with product MSNEKNNSQNALNNNEENKEVKTNISELNDEAISTKKLQSIGIIVFGIIILILLALKFFSNKNSDEPVKETAIGTKIEQKDFDFKEPPVKTFQELVLKEEKEVETNETLQNTDNTNPFVIAQTKTSFMPKVYKSSSSLLINNSNSSSNSNNLSEEDKPVDFTDPNYNYSFDENGKIIRTPKNEFNKDYELGAFTPKIAKLNKYDPNLLLPKGTYIGCSLNTKLVSTIKGSISCTVSENIYSQNGNTLLIEKGSKISGFFNSGQLNDGMDRIFVVWQEIRTPNNIDIPVSSGATDELGGSGIQGYIDHHWLQRFGAAILLSVIDDAMNVALNGGTGNRNNQNKDYTENTRETTRDMADTALQKFINIEPTLYRNHGDLVAVYVNRDIDFSKVYKLNYIGNKIIK from the coding sequence ATGAGTAACGAAAAAAATAATAGTCAAAACGCTTTAAACAATAATGAAGAAAATAAAGAAGTAAAAACTAATATATCTGAATTAAATGATGAAGCAATTAGCACTAAAAAACTTCAAAGCATAGGAATTATTGTTTTTGGAATAATTATCTTAATTCTTTTGGCTTTAAAATTTTTTTCTAATAAAAATAGTGATGAGCCAGTAAAAGAAACAGCAATTGGAACTAAAATAGAGCAAAAAGATTTCGATTTTAAAGAACCGCCAGTTAAAACATTTCAAGAACTAGTTTTAAAAGAAGAAAAGGAAGTAGAAACAAATGAAACATTACAAAATACTGATAATACAAACCCTTTCGTAATAGCACAAACAAAAACATCTTTTATGCCAAAGGTTTATAAAAGCTCTAGTTCTTTATTGATAAATAACTCCAACTCATCCTCAAATTCCAATAATTTAAGCGAAGAAGATAAACCTGTAGATTTTACCGATCCAAATTATAATTATAGTTTTGATGAAAATGGCAAAATAATAAGAACTCCAAAAAATGAATTTAATAAAGATTATGAACTTGGTGCTTTCACTCCAAAAATAGCAAAATTAAACAAATATGATCCAAATTTATTGCTACCAAAAGGCACTTATATAGGTTGTAGTTTAAATACAAAATTAGTAAGCACAATCAAAGGAAGTATATCTTGCACAGTTTCTGAAAACATATATTCTCAAAATGGAAACACGCTTTTAATTGAAAAAGGATCAAAAATATCAGGGTTTTTTAATAGCGGACAATTAAATGATGGAATGGATAGAATTTTTGTCGTTTGGCAAGAAATTAGAACTCCGAACAATATAGATATACCAGTATCAAGTGGAGCAACTGATGAACTTGGTGGAAGTGGAATTCAAGGCTATATAGACCATCATTGGCTCCAAAGATTTGGTGCTGCTATTTTGCTTAGTGTAATCGATGATGCTATGAATGTGGCTTTAAATGGTGGAACTGGAAATAGAAATAACCAAAACAAAGACTATACAGAAAATACAAGAGAGACAACAAGGGATATGGCTGATACTGCTTTACAAAAATTTATAAATATCGAGCCTACTTTATATAGAAATCACGGGGATTTAGTAGCAGTTTATGTAAACAGAGATATTGATTTTAGTAAAGTTTATAAGCTTAATTATATAGGTAATAAAATAATTAAATAG
- the virB9 gene encoding P-type conjugative transfer protein VirB9 produces MHKFIFLFIIFYSTLFGISIPKISKFDNRITFATYNANDVFRVNCKNGFVAMLEFSKDERIINIATGFSDGWELIDRENFLFIKPKAYIIKQEEQVLADQNGDEVELQNNAVIQPNSTDWKTNLIVTTNERIYVFDLEIIEDKDINYKVEFSYPDEIKQKQKDKLAEEKRIKEVQKNKENIENELNKVTIPKNWDFLMHINKGSDTISPDFAYDDGVFTYLGFNNTKTIPSVFLYENVNKKSKESILNTHLKKDGNYDVLVIHKTAQKILLRSGDKLVGIFNNGYAKNPLDKTYNTINRSVEREIIKDE; encoded by the coding sequence ATGCATAAATTTATATTTTTATTTATAATATTTTATTCAACTCTATTTGGAATAAGCATACCAAAAATATCAAAATTTGATAACAGAATAACTTTTGCAACATATAACGCAAATGATGTTTTTCGGGTTAATTGCAAAAATGGTTTTGTTGCTATGTTGGAATTTAGCAAAGATGAAAGAATAATAAATATAGCTACTGGTTTTAGTGATGGTTGGGAATTAATAGATAGAGAAAATTTTTTATTTATAAAACCAAAAGCATATATCATAAAACAAGAAGAACAAGTTTTAGCAGATCAAAATGGCGATGAAGTAGAATTACAAAATAATGCAGTTATACAACCAAATTCTACAGATTGGAAAACAAACCTTATAGTCACTACAAATGAAAGAATTTATGTATTTGACTTAGAAATCATAGAAGATAAAGATATAAATTATAAGGTAGAATTTTCATATCCTGATGAAATCAAACAAAAACAAAAAGACAAATTGGCAGAAGAAAAAAGAATAAAAGAAGTTCAAAAAAATAAAGAAAATATTGAAAACGAACTTAATAAAGTTACTATCCCTAAAAATTGGGATTTTTTAATGCATATTAATAAAGGAAGTGACACAATTTCACCAGATTTTGCATACGATGATGGAGTTTTCACATATTTAGGCTTTAATAATACAAAAACCATTCCATCTGTTTTCTTATATGAAAATGTAAATAAAAAATCAAAAGAAAGTATTTTAAATACACATTTAAAAAAAGATGGAAATTACGATGTATTAGTAATTCACAAAACAGCTCAGAAAATACTTCTTAGAAGTGGTGATAAATTAGTTGGAATTTTCAATAATGGATATGCTAAAAATCCGCTTGATAAAACATATAACACTATAAATAGAAGCGTAGAAAGAGAGATTATAAAAGATGAGTAA
- a CDS encoding type IV secretion system protein: MPPKEIHSDNLITSILKSIDNFFIENTGYNSTIEKNIDNLISVLLTIVGTYLLCWIIYRGYKILWGKSNDNFKDFLWDAFLKFIFIYICMFPNEWISLIKEAIRGFREYVLIDSYYMSVPNQLQHYYNITRAITINFIGHSSNFEFLAALLYSIVAWIGFFIGAFGLFFALITNTVSFYILLFIAPIAFYGLIFGSFLKNIFTQWVTMILSNIITLFFIHIFCGYALKLINSYTTTALNQIGVKDIPHYNVAIVCIFAGICLKVFVDLVLSLAEKMTNVSLESASRGAIKGGMATLGANLGFGALATKRATKGLLFGAKGSARAYDGIKTGGKFILDKIRKTGGR, encoded by the coding sequence ATGCCACCAAAAGAAATTCATAGTGATAATCTCATAACAAGTATACTTAAAAGTATAGATAATTTTTTCATAGAAAATACTGGGTATAACTCTACTATTGAAAAAAACATTGACAATCTGATCAGTGTTTTACTAACTATCGTAGGAACTTATTTGCTTTGTTGGATTATATATCGTGGTTACAAAATTCTTTGGGGAAAATCAAATGATAATTTCAAAGATTTTTTATGGGATGCTTTTTTAAAATTTATTTTTATATATATTTGTATGTTTCCAAATGAATGGATAAGTCTAATTAAAGAAGCCATAAGAGGTTTCAGAGAATATGTTTTGATAGATAGTTATTATATGTCTGTTCCCAATCAATTACAGCATTATTACAATATTACAAGAGCAATTACAATTAATTTTATAGGACATTCTAGTAATTTTGAATTTTTAGCTGCTTTATTATATTCGATAGTGGCTTGGATTGGTTTTTTTATAGGTGCGTTTGGACTATTTTTTGCACTTATAACAAATACTGTATCTTTTTACATATTACTTTTTATCGCACCAATTGCATTTTATGGGCTGATTTTTGGATCTTTTTTAAAAAATATATTTACTCAATGGGTTACTATGATTTTATCAAATATTATCACTTTATTTTTTATACATATATTTTGTGGATATGCTCTAAAATTAATAAATAGCTACACAACTACAGCATTAAATCAAATCGGTGTTAAAGATATTCCGCATTACAATGTAGCCATAGTTTGTATATTTGCAGGAATTTGTTTAAAGGTTTTTGTTGATTTGGTGCTTAGTTTAGCTGAAAAAATGACAAATGTAAGTTTAGAATCCGCAAGCAGAGGTGCTATAAAAGGTGGAATGGCTACTTTAGGTGCAAATTTAGGCTTTGGTGCTTTAGCCACTAAAAGAGCTACGAAAGGCTTATTGTTTGGTGCAAAAGGCTCAGCAAGAGCTTATGATGGCATAAAAACAGGTGGAAAATTCATTTTAGACAAAATTAGAAAAACAGGTGGTAGATAA
- a CDS encoding virB8 family protein, which yields MIDNNDTKTAISYEASIRYLVEKSNRRAWLIAFLSIFISIISVTAVVFLTPLKSVEPYVIRVDNTTGMVDIITSVNQTEFVSDNEALDKYFTTSYVKIREGYFYNILQNDYTTVQIWSSPEVSSDYLKIYEGDNSRVDILKNRTEIDVEINSVTLGNSNGMKMATIRFNQIYKDAKSRTITNKKAKIVTLAYDYSPQSLMTENERLINPLGFKVLTYRVDDEVER from the coding sequence ATGATAGACAATAATGACACAAAAACTGCTATAAGTTATGAAGCTAGTATCAGATATTTGGTTGAAAAATCAAATCGTAGAGCTTGGTTAATAGCTTTTTTATCAATTTTTATATCAATTATAAGTGTTACAGCAGTTGTATTCTTAACGCCGTTAAAAAGTGTAGAGCCTTATGTTATAAGAGTTGACAATACAACTGGAATGGTAGATATTATAACTTCTGTAAATCAGACAGAATTTGTATCTGACAATGAAGCATTAGATAAATATTTCACTACTTCTTATGTAAAAATTCGTGAAGGGTATTTTTATAATATTTTACAAAACGATTATACCACTGTTCAAATTTGGTCTAGTCCTGAAGTAAGCTCTGATTATTTAAAAATATATGAAGGTGATAATTCTAGAGTGGATATTTTAAAAAATAGAACTGAAATAGATGTAGAAATTAATTCTGTTACTCTTGGAAATAGCAATGGAATGAAGATGGCTACTATAAGATTTAATCAAATTTATAAAGATGCGAAATCTCGCACAATTACAAATAAAAAAGCTAAAATTGTAACTCTTGCATATGATTATTCTCCACAATCGTTAATGACAGAAAATGAAAGATTAATTAATCCACTAGGTTTTAAAGTTTTAACATATAGAGTTGATGATGAAGTGGAAAGGTAG